A segment of the Bordetella flabilis genome:
CGCAGGAAAACTCGCGCCCTGCGGTGCTGGCGTTCAACGGCGACGTCTATGAGCGCCTGCAAGCGGGCAGCCTCAGCCCAGCGCAACTGCAATGGGCCCAGGAACACCTGGCGATCCTGAGCGGCCTGTACGGTGTGCTGCGTCCGCTCGACCTGATCCAACCCTACCGGCTGGAAATGGGCACGCGGCTGGAAACCGCCAAGGGCAGGAACCTGTACGAATTCTGGGGCAGCGACATCGCCGCGTACCTCAACGAACGCCTGGCGGGAAGCCGGAAACCCATCGTGGTCAACCTGGCTTCCGACGAATACTTCAAGGCGGTGGACTTGCAGACCTTGCAGGCCCGGGTGGTGCAATGCGTATTCCAGGACTGGAAGAGCGGCGCCTGGAAGGTGATCAGTTTCAACGCCAAGCGCGCGCGCGGCATGATGGCGCGCTATGCCATCCAGCACA
Coding sequences within it:
- the yaaA gene encoding peroxide stress protein YaaA → MLFLLSPAKKLDYDTPLHVDLHTQPLFVQKAAALIKVLKKKSAEEIAELMDLSPALAELNARRYAAWKPTFTQENSRPAVLAFNGDVYERLQAGSLSPAQLQWAQEHLAILSGLYGVLRPLDLIQPYRLEMGTRLETAKGRNLYEFWGSDIAAYLNERLAGSRKPIVVNLASDEYFKAVDLQTLQARVVQCVFQDWKSGAWKVISFNAKRARGMMARYAIQHKIATPERLQAFDSEGYAYDAAASTADKLVFRRKQD